The sequence ATAAAAAATAAGAAGATAATAGAGTTAAGAATAGTAATTTTTTCAAGCTTATAAAGATTTAGGTATTCTATCAAATATAAAACAAAAAACCTTAATTTGATTAATCAAATTAAGGTTTTTGTTTAAAATAAATTGCAATAATTTATTTAAATTATCCTAAAGAAACTCTTTTGAATCCTGTAACTGTTAAATCAGCATTAACTGTTTTTACATATCCAGCAACATTCATAGAACCATCTTTAATATAGTCTTGGTTCACTAAAGTATTGTCTTTGTAGAAACGTTGAATTTTACCTTTAGAAATGTTGTCTAACATTGCTTCTGGCTTTCCTTCAGCGCGTAATTGCTCTTTAGCAATTTCTATTTCTTTTTCAATGATTGCAGCATCAACACCATCTTCGTTTAACGCGATTGGGTTCATTGCAGCAGCTTGCATAGCAACGTTTCTTGAAGCTTCTTCTGCACCATCTACGTTAGCAGATAATGAAGTTAAAACAGCAATTTTGTTTCCAGCGTGAATATAAGAACCTATAAAAGCACCTTCTAATCTTTCAAAAGAACCGATTTCGATTTTTTCTCCAATTACTCCAGTTTGTTCTATTAATTTATCAGCAACAGTCATACCGTTATAATCAGAAGCTAATAATTCTTCTTTAGTTGCATAATTTAATGCTTGGTTAGCTAAATCAGAAGCTAATTTTACGAAAGAATCGTTTTTACCTACGAAATCAGTTTCACAGTTTAATGTGATAGCTACACCTGCAGTTTTGTCAGCGTTAACAACAGTAATTGCTGCACCTTCTGTAGATTCTCTATCAGAACGGTTAGCCGCTACTTTTTGTCCTTTTTTACGAAGGTTTTCAATTGCTAAATCAAAATCTCCATCTGCTTCAACTAAAGCTTTTTTGCAGTCCATCATACCAGCACCAGTTGCTGTTCTTAATTTGTTTACATCTGCAGCAGTAATATTTGCCATAACTTTGTCTTTTTATTTTTTAAATGTAAAAATTCCAAAACTCAAAATCCAAATTCCTATTTTAAATTATTATCAACATTATGTTTCTAATAGAATAGGAATTTGAAAATTGTTTTTTGGAATTGTTATTCTATTATTATTCTTCTTTAGAAGTTGTTGTAGCTTCTGTTTTAGTTTCTACTTCTTTAGCGGCAACTGCTGGTGCAGCTGGTTGCTCATCTTTTTCAGCTTTTCTGTCAGAAAGACCTTCAATGATAGCAGCAGATACTAATCCTAAAACTTTATCGATTGATTTAGAAGCATCATCATTTGATGGAATAACAAAGTCAATTGGACGTGGGTCCGAGTTTGTATCAACCATTGCAAAAACTGGAATGTTTAATTTTTGAGCTTCTTTTATTGCGATATGTTCAGCTTTAACGTCAACTACAAAAAGAGCAGCAGGTAGTCTAGTCATGTCTGAAATAGAACCTAAGTTTTTCTCTAATTTTGCACGTAGACGATCTACTTGTAATTTTTCTTTTTTAGATAGTGTATTAAAAGTACCATCTTTTTTCATTCTATCAATCATCGCCATTTTCTTTACAGCTTTACGAATAGTGATGAAGTTTGTTAGCATACCACCTGGCCATCTTTCAGTGATGTAAGGCATGTTACAAGCAGCTGCTTTTTCAGCAACAATATCTTTAGCTTGTTTTTTAGTAGCAACAAAAAGTACTTTTCTACCTGAAGCAGCAATTTTTTTCAAAGCTTCATTAGCTTCTTCAATTTTAGCTGCAGTTTTGTATAAATTTATAATATGGATACCATTGCGCTCCATATAGATGTAAGGAGCCATGTTTGGGTCCCACTTGCGAGTCATGTGTCCAAAATGTACACCAGCCTCTAATAACTCTTTAACGTCAATTTTGTTTGCCATTATGTAATAGTTTACGTTCCGTGTTATAGCAATAATCAAGTAGTCACTTGCGTTAGTCTTGAAAATTTAGATGCTAAACTAATCCCCTTTTTACAAGGAATATCGACAACTTTGTTTTTAATTCAATTTTAATTGTAAAAATTTGTTTGAAAATATATTCAGATAATAATCGAATATTAACGTTTCGAGAATTGGAATCTCTTACGTGCTTTCTTCTGACCAAATTTCTTACGTTCTACCATTCTTGGATCTCTTGTTAGTAATCCTTCTGGTTTTAAAATAGCTCTGTTTTCAGCTTCTACTTCACACATTACTCTAGCTAAAGCCATTCTCACAGCTTCTGCTTGTCCTGTTGAACCACCTCCATAAACATTTACTTTTACGTCAAAGTTTTCTGCATTTTCTGTCATTGCTAACGGTTGCATTACTTTGTACTGTAAAGTAGCAGTAGGGAAGTAAGTTGTAAATTCTCTTTTGTTTACGGTAATTTTACCTGTTCCTTCAGTAACATAAACACGTGCAACTGCACATTTTCTTCTACCGATTTTGTGAATAACTCCCATTACTTAAGATCGTTTAGGTTTACGGTTTTAGGTTTTTGAGCCTCATGTTTGTGCTCAGTACCTACATATACATTTAAATTGCGGAATAATTCAGCACCTAATTTTGTCTTAGGTAACATTCCTTTGATAGCTTTTTCTACTAATAATGCAGGGTTTTTTTGTTGCAATACTTTAGCAGTTAAACTTCTTTGTCCTCCTGGGTAACCTGTGTGTCTGATGTACGTTTTGTCATCTAACTTGTTACCAGTAAGGTTGATTTTTTCTGCGTTGATAACGATTACGTTATCTCCACAGTCAACGTGTGGTGTATAACTTGCTTTGTTTTTACCTCTTAAAAGTATTGCTACTTTTGATGCAAAACGCCCTAAGTTATGACCTTCAGCATCTACAACAATCCATTCTTTCGATACGGTTGCTTTGTTTGCAGATACAGTCTTGTAGCTTAATGTGTTCACAATAATTAATTTAAATTAAACATTCCATTCCCAATTAAGGGAGTGCAAAAGTACAATTATTTATGATAAATACAAACAGGAAGTGTATAATATTTCTTGATTTTTATTTTTTATTATTCGTTGGTAATGTTTTGAAAATAAATAGTTTCTGTGTTTTATACAAATTAATCTAGAAATTAATCTTAAATTATTATTTTTATCCTTTTAAATTTTCTACATGAAGTCTAAAGCGACATTAAAACAAATTGCAAAAGAATTAGGAGTTTCAATATCAACAGTATCTAAAGCGTTAAATGATAGTTCAGAAATTAGTAAAGCAACAAAAGATAAGATTAAGGAATTTGCAGAGTTGAAAAACTATACGCCAAATTTGATGGCTAAAAATCTCAAGTATCAAAAAACAAATACTATTGGTGTTGTTTTGCCAAATATTCTAAATTCTTTTTTTGCGAAAGTTTTCAGTGGTATTGAAAATGTGGCTAGGGAGAAAGGATATAATCTTATTACAGCTATTTCGAATGAATCTTTAGAAAGGGAAAAGCAATTAATGGAAATGCTTAATAAT is a genomic window of Flavobacterium jumunjinense containing:
- the tsf gene encoding translation elongation factor Ts, which produces MANITAADVNKLRTATGAGMMDCKKALVEADGDFDLAIENLRKKGQKVAANRSDRESTEGAAITVVNADKTAGVAITLNCETDFVGKNDSFVKLASDLANQALNYATKEELLASDYNGMTVADKLIEQTGVIGEKIEIGSFERLEGAFIGSYIHAGNKIAVLTSLSANVDGAEEASRNVAMQAAAMNPIALNEDGVDAAIIEKEIEIAKEQLRAEGKPEAMLDNISKGKIQRFYKDNTLVNQDYIKDGSMNVAGYVKTVNADLTVTGFKRVSLG
- the rpsB gene encoding 30S ribosomal protein S2, with amino-acid sequence MANKIDVKELLEAGVHFGHMTRKWDPNMAPYIYMERNGIHIINLYKTAAKIEEANEALKKIAASGRKVLFVATKKQAKDIVAEKAAACNMPYITERWPGGMLTNFITIRKAVKKMAMIDRMKKDGTFNTLSKKEKLQVDRLRAKLEKNLGSISDMTRLPAALFVVDVKAEHIAIKEAQKLNIPVFAMVDTNSDPRPIDFVIPSNDDASKSIDKVLGLVSAAIIEGLSDRKAEKDEQPAAPAVAAKEVETKTEATTTSKEE
- the rpsI gene encoding 30S ribosomal protein S9, with protein sequence MGVIHKIGRRKCAVARVYVTEGTGKITVNKREFTTYFPTATLQYKVMQPLAMTENAENFDVKVNVYGGGSTGQAEAVRMALARVMCEVEAENRAILKPEGLLTRDPRMVERKKFGQKKARKRFQFSKR
- the rplM gene encoding 50S ribosomal protein L13 codes for the protein MNTLSYKTVSANKATVSKEWIVVDAEGHNLGRFASKVAILLRGKNKASYTPHVDCGDNVIVINAEKINLTGNKLDDKTYIRHTGYPGGQRSLTAKVLQQKNPALLVEKAIKGMLPKTKLGAELFRNLNVYVGTEHKHEAQKPKTVNLNDLK